The Streptomyces sp. NBC_00454 DNA segment TCCGCGCCGGTCGCCGCCTATTGGCCCGAGTTCGCCGTGGCCGGCAAGGAGGGCGTGCTGGTCCGGCACGCCCTGTCACACACCGCGGGGCTGCCGGACCTGTCCGGGCTGAAGGCGGTCGAGGAGCTCTACGACTGGGAGGGCGTGACGGCGGGGCTGGCCGCGCAGGCTCCCGAATGGGAACCCGGAACGGCGGCCGGCTATCACGCGCTCACCTTCGGGTTCCTCGTCGGTGAGATCGTCAGCCGCATCACCGGACGCAGTCTCGGCGAGTTCTTCGCCGAAGAGGTGGCGGGGCCGCTGGGCGCGGACTTCCACATCGGGCTTCCTTCGGAGGACGACCACCGCGTCGTGCCGCTGATCCCCCCGCAGTCGCTGACCGACGAGTACGCCTCCAGCGCGCCGCCCGGGCCGGACGGCGCACGCCGGGAGTACACCGGTGCCGCGATCCGCGTCAGGGACGTCAACTCCGTGGCGTGGCGTCGTGCGCAGATCCCGGCGGTGAACGGCTTCGGCAACGCCCGGTCTGTCGCCCTCGCCCAGTCGGTACTGGCAAACCAGGGATCGGCCGGCGGGGTGCGACTGCTGTCCCCCCGGGGCTGTGAGCCCGCGTGGCAGGAGGTGTTCCGCGGCGACGACCTGGTCCTGCGGACGCCGATGTCCTGGACCGTGGGCTTCGGCAAGTTCGGCAACACCTTCGGCTGGGGCGGCTGGGGCGGCTCGCTGGTCGTGAGCGATCCCGACTCGCGCATGACGGTGGCCTACGTCATGAACCAGATGATCGACCGGGACCGGCAGGAGGACAACCGCGGCATGGAGATCGTCATGGCCGCCTACGGCGGACTGCGCTGACGGCACAGGGGAAGTCCGTGGTCGGTACCCGGACGGGCTGCCCTCTCCCGCTGTGCGACGCCGGACCGGGCCGGATACACCGCAGGGGGTAGGCCGGCTACCCCGGTGGTGGGCCCGAAGATCAACCCCTGGTGGGTCGAGAAGGCTCCGCCGCCCGGGCTACATTCTCCGCCGTCCCGTGCAACGTGGACCAGACGACGGAGGAACGATGAAGCTCACGACGAAGACCGCCCTGACTCTTGCCGCGGTCCCGGCCGCGCTACTGCTGCTCGCGGGGCCGGCCTCTGCCGGCTCCGGTTTCGAAGTCACCGGCACCGGCGGCGACATCGGCGGCGCCTGGGCGCACGGATACTACGGAAAGGCGGCCGACGGCCGGGTCCACCTGAGCGGCGAACTCAAGGACACGGCGAGCGACGGCAAGGGCGCGGCGCTCAAGATCCACGCGGTGTACTCGGACGGCGGCACCCGCGACGTGCAGGTTTGGAACACACGTGGCAACCAGGCGATCGTGAGCATCGGCGAGTACAGCTTCGCTGGGAACGTGAGTCGTATCGAGCTCAAAGAGTGCCTGTTGTACCGCGGAGGCGACGGCAACATCTACGTGGGTGCCTGCGCCGCGGGCGCCGAAGTCCTGTCCTTCTGACGCTCGTCCGAACGCCCAGGGTGACGAAGAGGACCAACGGATCTGGAGCTACGGCCGCCGGGCGCCGCTGAACGCGGAGGCGTCCGCAATCAGTCCTTGATGGGGCTCTCGCACACGGCAGGCTGCCCGGCCGCGGGCGAGGTGCCCCGCGCGAGCACCTTGCGGCCGTCCAGGAGGATCGCGCAGGTGGCCACCGCTCCCTTGGCGGGGATGACGCTCACCTTGGCGTTCTTCCCGTCGACGATCACCACTTCCTTCCGCCAGGCTCCGGTCGTATCGGCCTCGCTGTGCCGGCGCACGTCCGTGTCCTCCCACGGATAGCGGCCTTTGGTGTCCTGGTAGGTGACGCCGTACGTGCCGGATTTGGAGGTCTTCGCCGTATAGGTGATCGCCCAGGCCTTGCCGAAGTCGCCGCTGAACTGGACCGCCGCGAAGACCGCGAGAAGCCCGATCACACCCACGACCAGGGGTGTCACACAGCAAGCCGTACGCCGAGCACTCATCACACCGCTCCGTCCGGACGCCCACCGTGGGCCTCCTCAGCCTCCCATCCAATCGGAGCGAAAGGAGCGGATCGTCACCTTTCAGGTGGAACCGCGCATACATCGTAGGTCGCACTCCCATGGCAGAAAGGCCCACCCTGCAACCCCGGCTCCGGCCCGGTCTCGTAGCCCTTGACGCTCATTGATACGCCTGCGCACATCGCCTGATACATCCCTGACGGCCAGGGTGCATACCTTCGAGACGTCGCCTCGGCGCCCACCGGCCCGAGTGGCCGTCCCCGTCTGAGAAGCGCGCCCCGAAAGGCCCCCTTGCCGATGCGTATGCCCCCTCGCTCCCTGCGCCGCTGCCTCCTCCCCGTGACGGCCGTCGCCTCGGTCATCCTGGGGACCGCTTCCTGCGGCAACGCCCAGCCCGAGGTCGTCGGCTCGGCCAAGGTCTCCGCGCAGGACGCAACGGCCGGTTCGGCCCGGCTCACCTACGACTTCGGTGACAGCGCCTACGCGCCGCCGGGCCTGGACGGCAAGCGTACGGAGCTGAAGGCCGCCGTCACCTACCCGCGCAAGCTGGAAGGGGGCAAGCATCCCCTGGTGATGATGCTGCACGGCTGGGGCGACACCTGCGCCGCGGGTGACGAGCCGGTCCGCGGCCAGGGCTGGCCGTGCGCCAAGGGCGCCGAGCCGGTCGGCAACTACCTGGGCTACTCCTACCTCGCCGAGGCACTGGCCGACAAGGGATACATCGTGGTGTCGGTGGCGGCCAACGGCATCCAGGCCCAGGAGAAGAACCAGGGCCAGGTCGCGCGGGCGGCCCTGCTGGACAAGCATCTGGAGATGTGGGAGCAGCTGTCCACCGGGGAAGGCCCGCTGCGGGAGCTCAAGCAGTTCACGGACCACGTGGACCTCGACCGGGTCGGCACGCTCGGACACTCCCGCGGCGGCGGCGGTGTCCTCGCCCAGGCCCTGGACAGCCACAAGCTCCCGCCCGGCGTGCACCTCCGCGCCACCCTCGCACTCGCGCCCGCCATGAACGGCATCAACGCGGACAAGGAACACATCACCCGCGTTCCCCTCTCCCTGGTCGCCGGAACCTGCGACGCCATGTGGGAGGACAGCAAAGTCCCCGTCGCGATGGCCGCCGGGAACCCGCACGTCGAACACCACGACGTACCCGGCGGCAACCACAACTTCTTCAACACGGTCTGGACCCCCGGCACCGGACCGGCCTTCGCAACCGACGACGTCACCGTCGACCACCGCAATCGCCCCGGCGGCCGGTGCGAGAGCACGAACGCAACCGGCACCCCCCAGCAGCTGGAGCCCACCGAGCAACGCGAGATCGCGATCCGCTACGCCACCGCGTTCTTCGACAAGTACCTGAAATAGCAACCCTTCTCCCGCCGGGCTCGCCACCCAACTCAAGGAGCGCCGGCCTGGACGCCTGGGCCGCCGTGCGGTTACGGGTTCCACACCTCGAACTCCGAGAACTGGCCGGCGGGCCAGCCGGTGTTCGCGGAGACGGTGACCCGGATATAGCGCTGTGCGGTGGCGGGGAAGGTGAGGGTGACGGTGTTGTTGGCGGCGGGGTCGAAGGTGTAGGAGGCGGAGGACTTCAGTGTGGTGAAGGCCGCGCCGTCGGTGGAGCCCTGGACGGTCAGGGTCTGGTTGCGGGCGCCCCAGGTGGCGGGAAGCCGCAGAACGACCTTGCCGGCGATCTGTGCGGAACCGAGGTCGACCTGGATCCACTGCGGGAAGGCGTTGTTGGCGCTCTCCCAGTAGCTGTTCTGGTTGCCGTCCGTGGCATTTGACGACGAGTAGACACCGGTGTGGCTGGTCTCGGTGGTGGGTCTGCCCGCGGCCAGGTCGGTCGGCGTGGGGTTCCCGCCCGGAACGGCGAAGGTGAGCTGGTTGAGGTTCCACCCGCCGTGGTCCTGGTCGACCGTCAGGGTCTGCTTGCCGGCCGGAAGTGCGACGGTGGCGGTGACCGTGGTCCAGGACTGCCAACCTCCGGTCGCGGGGATGCTGATGGCGCCGCTGAGGTTCGTGCCCGAGGCGTCGGACAGGTGCAGAGCGCCGGTGACGGCGGAGGGGGCCGCCAGTCGCAGGCCGACGGTGTACGTGCCCGCGGAGGCGACGTTCACGGTGTAGCGGAACCATTGGCCACCGCTGGTCCAGCCCAGGTTCTGGCCCCCGCCGGTGTCCGAGGTGCTCTCCAGGTCCACGCCGTCGGAGCGGTAGGCGGAACCGTTGCCGTTGATGGAGGTGACGTTGTACGCCGCGCCCTGGCCGCCGGTGTCATAGTTCTCCGCCTGTACGGTGCCGGGTACGGCCGCGGGCGTGCCGCCGTAGGGGCCTTGCGGGGTGGTGGTGCCCTGCCAGCTGTTGCCGCTGACCGACGCCGTAAAGCCGCTCGAGTTGTTGACGAAGGCGGTCATGCCGGATTTCAGCCCG contains these protein-coding regions:
- a CDS encoding alpha/beta hydrolase family protein; its protein translation is MRMPPRSLRRCLLPVTAVASVILGTASCGNAQPEVVGSAKVSAQDATAGSARLTYDFGDSAYAPPGLDGKRTELKAAVTYPRKLEGGKHPLVMMLHGWGDTCAAGDEPVRGQGWPCAKGAEPVGNYLGYSYLAEALADKGYIVVSVAANGIQAQEKNQGQVARAALLDKHLEMWEQLSTGEGPLRELKQFTDHVDLDRVGTLGHSRGGGGVLAQALDSHKLPPGVHLRATLALAPAMNGINADKEHITRVPLSLVAGTCDAMWEDSKVPVAMAAGNPHVEHHDVPGGNHNFFNTVWTPGTGPAFATDDVTVDHRNRPGGRCESTNATGTPQQLEPTEQREIAIRYATAFFDKYLK
- a CDS encoding serine hydrolase domain-containing protein; translation: MTDIDGVCEPRFAAVREALAASLGSHDVGASAAVYVDGEPVVDIWGGYADADRSVRWERDTLTNVNSTTKNMTALCALILADRGQLDLSAPVAAYWPEFAVAGKEGVLVRHALSHTAGLPDLSGLKAVEELYDWEGVTAGLAAQAPEWEPGTAAGYHALTFGFLVGEIVSRITGRSLGEFFAEEVAGPLGADFHIGLPSEDDHRVVPLIPPQSLTDEYASSAPPGPDGARREYTGAAIRVRDVNSVAWRRAQIPAVNGFGNARSVALAQSVLANQGSAGGVRLLSPRGCEPAWQEVFRGDDLVLRTPMSWTVGFGKFGNTFGWGGWGGSLVVSDPDSRMTVAYVMNQMIDRDRQEDNRGMEIVMAAYGGLR